In Lactiplantibacillus pentosus, the sequence GCTAGTCACGCCGGTCTAATTGCCCCTAAAAATGCCGGCCAAATCAAACACGATTTAGTCGGCATTTTATCATTTCATTTATTTTATTCAGCAGCGCCAATCAAGTCGCCACTAGTGACGTGGCCCTTTGGATTGAGCGTCAGGTTCGTGACATGATCCATGTTCGTAATAACGACCATCATCGTCGTGGCCTTGCCCGCAGCTTTGATGGCGGCCAAATCGACCGTCGCCACGGCGCGTCCAGCTACCAGTTCATCACCAGCAGCAACGTGTAACGTAAATGGCGTCCCATTCATTTCGACCGTGTTGATTCCCATATGCAATAGAATTTCTAGGCCACTAGCGGTCTTTAACCCAATCGCATGTTTCGTCGGGAAGACACTGGTGACCGTCCCGCTAACGGGTGCCACGATCTCGCCATCTTCTGGTTCGACAGCGTAGCCATCACCGAGCAATTTACCCGCAAAAGTTTCGTCCGCAACGTCACTGATGGGCATCAATTGGCCAGTCGCTGGCGCATGGAGCACCGTGGTTACTGGTAACGCCTCGTTATCAGTTGCGGCTGAATCGTCAGATACCGACTGGTTCGTTGCCGCTGGTTCAGGTTCCGTAGTCGCTGTGGCCGATTGAACAGCCACCTGACCGCTAAATAACTGCTGTAATGCTTCGGCAACGAACTGCACTTCGGTCCCGATGACGATATGGATGTTGTGCACATCTAACACGTTCAGTCCGGGAACCCCAGCTGCCATCACAGCGGGTTGGTCAACTTGGGCAGTGTCTTTTAATTGCAAACGTAAACGGGTCGTACAATTATTAATGACACTAATATTATCATGCCCACCAATCGCCGCATAAATTTGTTTGGCCTGACGCATGTACTTATCGTCCGTTGCAGCCACCGCGACAGCCGGCGTGGTCGCGTGATCTGCGGTGGTTCCAGCCGCCGTTGCATCAGCGCCAGCAGCCACTACTTCACGACCAGGCGTCCGCAAGTTGAACCGTTTAATAGCAAAATCAAAGCCAAAGTAGTAGATGACTGCCATAACGACCCCTTGAACTAACAACATATAAGGTTGGTTTGCTAATGGCATCCGAAAACTCAGCAAGTAGTCGACCAAGCCACCACTAAAGGAAAAGCTAGCCGTCCAATGCATCAACGCCGCAAACCCGAGCGACAAGCCCATGAAGACGGCATGCAACAGGTACAGTGGCCAAGCGACGAACATGAACGAAAATTCAAGTGGTTCCGTGACCCCAGTAAAGAATGAGGCGAAGGCCCCTGCCAGCATCAGTGAGCCGACTTCCTTCTTGCGTTCTGGCCGCGCATTGCGATAAATCGCGTAGGCACCAGCTGGCAAGCCGAACATCATGATTGGGAAGAAGCCCGCTTCATACATACCAGTGATCCCCTTGACACCGTGGCTGGCCCAGAAATTACCAATATCATTGATTCCCGC encodes:
- the nagE gene encoding N-acetylglucosamine-specific PTS transporter subunit IIBC codes for the protein MKTYFQKIGQSLMLPIATLPAAAILVGIGNYLPKQWLFANYLIQGGDVVLNNLALLFAVGLAIGMSVNKDGAAAIAGLIAFEVPVTVLKPATLATMLNVKASQINPAFSALDNNVLIGISAGLIAAALYNRFHEVKLPMALSFFSGKRLVPIMAAFVMLIVTAALYFVWPFVYDAIVLFATGISKLGFVGAGLYGFFNRLLIPTGLHHALNSVFWYNVAGINDIGNFWASHGVKGITGMYEAGFFPIMMFGLPAGAYAIYRNARPERKKEVGSLMLAGAFASFFTGVTEPLEFSFMFVAWPLYLLHAVFMGLSLGFAALMHWTASFSFSGGLVDYLLSFRMPLANQPYMLLVQGVVMAVIYYFGFDFAIKRFNLRTPGREVVAAGADATAAGTTADHATTPAVAVAATDDKYMRQAKQIYAAIGGHDNISVINNCTTRLRLQLKDTAQVDQPAVMAAGVPGLNVLDVHNIHIVIGTEVQFVAEALQQLFSGQVAVQSATATTEPEPAATNQSVSDDSAATDNEALPVTTVLHAPATGQLMPISDVADETFAGKLLGDGYAVEPEDGEIVAPVSGTVTSVFPTKHAIGLKTASGLEILLHMGINTVEMNGTPFTLHVAAGDELVAGRAVATVDLAAIKAAGKATTMMVVITNMDHVTNLTLNPKGHVTSGDLIGAAE